GACGTCGTCAACGAGGCGTTCCTGGACGGGTCGGGCGCCCGGCGCGACACGGTCTTCCAGCGCGTCATCGGCGACGACTACATCGAGGAGGCGTTCCGGGCCGCGCGTGCCGCCGACCCCGACGCCAAGCTCTGCTACAACGACTACAACATCGACGGACGCAACGCGAAGAGCGACGCCGTCTACGCGATGGTCCAGGACTTCCAGCGCCGCGGCGTCCCGATCGACTGCGTCGGGCTCCAGGGGCACCTGATCGTGGGCAGCGTCCCGGGCGACGTCCAGGCGAACATCCAGCGGTTCGCGGACCTGGGCATCGACGTCTACATCACCGAGCTGGACATCCGGATGCAGATGCCGCCCGACGGCGCGAAGCTCGCCCAGCAGGCCGCCGACTACCGGTCCGTGGTCTCCGCCTGCGTGGCCGTGCAGCGCTGCAAGGGCATCACGGTCTGGGGCGTCACCGACAAGTACTCCTGGGTGCCGGACGTCTTCGAAGGCGAGGGCGCGGCCCTGCTGTTCGACGACGACTACGGCAAGAAGCCCGCGTACAACGCGACGCTGGAGGCCCTCGGCGGCGACCCCGACGACGATGACGGGCCAGGGGACGGCGACGTCACCTGCACCTACACCCGCACGGCCCAGTGGAACAACGGCTTCAACGGCCAGGTGACCATCACCGCGGGCAGCACCGGGGTCAGCTCTTGGACGGCCGTCCTGACCATGAACTCCGGCCAGGAGATCCAGGCCCTGTGGAACGGGACCCCGACCAGGAACGGCAACGTCGTCACGGTCAAGCCGGCCGGCTGGAACGCGAACCTGGCGCCGGGCGCGTCGGCCTCGTTCGGGTTCACGGCCGGCGCCCCGAACGGCGATGTCTCCGACCCAGGACTGGCCTGCTCGACACCCTGATCCTGCGACCAGGACACCTGGACGACCGGCACGGCGGCAGCTCCCAGGCCGCCGTGCCGGTGCCGTTCCAGTGCCGTTCCAGAGGCGCGCCCCGGGTTTTCGCGACGGAACCGGGACCGTTAAAGTCGTGGGGCTGATCTGCCGGGAAGGCCGGTTCGGCGTGTAAGTCCGACAAAGTGTGAAAGATCCCGGATGACCAACCTCCTGCTGGTCTTCGCCGCACTGCTGCTGCTCGCGGTGCTGGTGTCGGCCCTCATCCACCGAACCATCCTGTCGACGGCCGCCCTGTTCCTGGCCGGGGGCTTCCTCCTGGGCGAAGGCGTCCTCGACGTCCTCGTGCTGAAGCCCGAGGACGACATCATCAACACCCTCGCCGAGCTGGCGCTGTTCGCGGTGCTCTTCACCGACGGGATGCACGCCGGCTGGCGGGAGGTCAGGAGCGCCTGGCGGCTGCCGGGACGGGCCCTGGCCGGCGGCCTGCCGCTCACGATGCTCATCACCGCGGCGCTCGCGCACTACGTGGTCGGCCTCGGCTGGATCGAGTCGCTGCTGATCGGCG
The sequence above is drawn from the Actinomadura hallensis genome and encodes:
- a CDS encoding endo-1,4-beta-xylanase, which codes for MRRALIAVLGAATLLLALLVAGAPPASAASTLKDAAAATGRVFGTAAAQGHMGEAAYVETLDREFNQLTPENEMKWETTEPSRNSFDYSAADQLVRHARSRGMEVRGHTLVWHSQLPGWVEGITSRTELLQVMRNHIANVAGHYRGELTTWDVVNEAFLDGSGARRDTVFQRVIGDDYIEEAFRAARAADPDAKLCYNDYNIDGRNAKSDAVYAMVQDFQRRGVPIDCVGLQGHLIVGSVPGDVQANIQRFADLGIDVYITELDIRMQMPPDGAKLAQQAADYRSVVSACVAVQRCKGITVWGVTDKYSWVPDVFEGEGAALLFDDDYGKKPAYNATLEALGGDPDDDDGPGDGDVTCTYTRTAQWNNGFNGQVTITAGSTGVSSWTAVLTMNSGQEIQALWNGTPTRNGNVVTVKPAGWNANLAPGASASFGFTAGAPNGDVSDPGLACSTP